The following proteins come from a genomic window of Achromobacter sp. AONIH1:
- a CDS encoding CcoQ/FixQ family Cbb3-type cytochrome c oxidase assembly chaperone yields the protein MMAYISAIVTAISMATFFGIVWWACSRGRQSANSESAMLPFALPDEFGPAQQDGANRS from the coding sequence ATCATGGCCTACATCAGCGCAATCGTCACCGCCATCTCGATGGCAACCTTTTTCGGCATCGTCTGGTGGGCCTGCTCGCGCGGCCGCCAGAGCGCCAACAGCGAATCGGCGATGCTGCCGTTCGCGCTGCCCGATGAATTCGGGCCGGCACAACAAGATGGAGCGAATCGGTCATGA
- the ccoP gene encoding cytochrome-c oxidase, cbb3-type subunit III, whose protein sequence is MSDFVNGFWGYFISVVAVGGVVWCVWLLYTQRRWLSTKPANGQVEDTGHVWDGDLTELNNPVPSWWTWMYLLACVFALGYLFFMPGLGEYKGSLGYSSAEEVARNQAKLAEAVRPIYARFETMTVPQIAADPGAREIGQRLFLNTCAQCHGSDAKGGPSFPNLADGDWLHGGSPEAIMQTITKGRIGVMPPWKGVIDPKTAGDIAQYVRSLSGLTADPVRVFRGKREFANYCVACHGVDGKGNQSLGAPNLTDEVWLYGSSEATIVQTILEGRQNRMPAHEDVLTPDQIKILTAWVWGLSNKPDAKPQAAEKTAAR, encoded by the coding sequence ATGAGCGATTTCGTCAATGGCTTCTGGGGGTATTTCATCTCCGTCGTCGCCGTGGGCGGCGTGGTCTGGTGCGTGTGGCTGCTGTACACGCAGCGTCGCTGGCTCAGCACCAAGCCGGCCAACGGCCAGGTCGAGGACACCGGCCATGTCTGGGACGGCGACCTGACCGAGCTGAACAACCCGGTCCCCAGCTGGTGGACCTGGATGTACCTGCTGGCTTGCGTGTTCGCGCTGGGCTACCTGTTCTTCATGCCGGGCCTGGGCGAATACAAGGGCTCGCTGGGCTACAGCAGCGCCGAGGAAGTGGCGCGCAACCAGGCCAAGCTGGCCGAGGCGGTGCGCCCCATCTATGCGCGTTTCGAGACCATGACCGTGCCGCAGATCGCCGCCGACCCCGGCGCGCGTGAGATCGGCCAGCGCCTGTTCCTGAACACCTGCGCACAGTGCCACGGCTCGGACGCCAAGGGCGGCCCCAGCTTCCCCAACCTGGCCGATGGCGACTGGCTGCACGGCGGCTCTCCCGAAGCCATCATGCAGACCATCACCAAGGGCCGCATCGGCGTGATGCCCCCGTGGAAGGGCGTGATCGATCCCAAGACGGCCGGCGATATCGCGCAATACGTGCGCTCGCTGTCGGGCCTGACCGCCGATCCGGTGCGCGTGTTCCGCGGCAAGCGCGAGTTCGCCAACTACTGCGTGGCCTGTCACGGTGTCGACGGCAAGGGCAATCAGTCGCTGGGCGCGCCGAACCTGACGGACGAAGTCTGGCTCTATGGCAGCTCGGAAGCGACCATCGTGCAGACCATCCTGGAAGGACGCCAGAACCGCATGCCCGCGCATGAGGACGTGCTGACGCCCGACCAGATCAAGATCCTGACGGCCTGGGTGTGGGGCCTGTCCAACAAGCCGGACGCCAAGCCGCAGGCGGCCGAGAAGACGGCGGCCCGCTGA
- the ccoG gene encoding cytochrome c oxidase accessory protein CcoG produces MKNDGSTATVSTPPGGDPPPWRPHVRPPRPGQETLEQALAGVRSKIYPRSVSGLFARWRIAFVFLTQLIFYGLPWLQWNGRQAVLFDLGARKFYLFGLVLWPQDVVYLAVLLVISALALFLFTAVAGRLFCGYACPQTVYTEIFMWIERKVEGDRVARIRLDESPWSWHKARLKITKHFLWIALAWWTGSTFIGYFAPIRELGHELFTLQLGPWQWFWMVFYGFATWGNAGFMRESVCKYMCPYARFQSVMVDPDTFVVTYDKRRGDPRGGRSRKVDHKAAGLGDCVDCSLCVQVCPTGIDIREGLQYMCIGCGACIDACEQVMDKMQYEPGLIRYTSERAMLDGLSTKSARSHLLRPRVLVYGTLILILVIAFIASLAMRNPLRVDVIRDRGVLGREVAGGLIENVYRLQIINTSDSPLRLRLSAEGLPGLAVLAGQEASDVVEVEAAANKLVPMVIRVPAGGKPGAHPITLHARAQDGENRGIETDEPASFYIPN; encoded by the coding sequence ATGAAAAACGATGGGTCAACCGCAACCGTCAGCACGCCGCCCGGCGGCGATCCGCCGCCCTGGCGGCCGCATGTGCGGCCGCCGCGTCCCGGCCAGGAAACGCTGGAACAGGCCCTGGCCGGCGTGCGCAGCAAGATCTACCCGCGATCCGTCAGCGGCCTGTTCGCGCGCTGGCGCATCGCCTTCGTCTTTCTGACCCAGCTCATCTTCTACGGCCTGCCCTGGCTGCAATGGAATGGCCGCCAGGCCGTGCTGTTCGACCTGGGCGCGCGCAAGTTCTACCTGTTCGGCCTGGTGCTGTGGCCGCAGGACGTGGTCTACCTGGCGGTGCTGCTGGTGATCTCGGCGCTGGCGCTGTTCCTGTTCACCGCCGTGGCCGGCCGGCTGTTCTGCGGCTACGCCTGTCCGCAGACCGTCTACACCGAGATCTTCATGTGGATCGAGCGCAAGGTCGAAGGCGACCGCGTGGCCCGCATCCGCCTGGACGAGTCGCCCTGGTCCTGGCACAAGGCGCGGTTGAAGATCACCAAGCATTTCCTGTGGATCGCGCTGGCCTGGTGGACCGGCTCGACCTTCATCGGCTACTTCGCGCCCATCCGCGAACTGGGACATGAACTGTTCACCTTGCAGCTTGGTCCCTGGCAGTGGTTCTGGATGGTGTTCTACGGATTCGCCACCTGGGGCAACGCCGGCTTCATGCGCGAGTCGGTCTGCAAGTACATGTGTCCCTACGCCCGTTTCCAGAGCGTGATGGTCGATCCGGACACCTTCGTGGTCACCTATGACAAGCGTCGCGGCGATCCGAGAGGCGGTCGCTCGCGCAAGGTCGACCACAAGGCCGCCGGCCTGGGCGACTGCGTCGATTGCAGCCTGTGCGTGCAGGTCTGTCCGACCGGCATCGACATCCGCGAAGGGCTGCAATACATGTGCATCGGCTGCGGCGCCTGTATCGACGCCTGCGAGCAGGTGATGGACAAGATGCAGTACGAGCCGGGCCTGATCCGCTATACGTCCGAGCGCGCCATGCTGGACGGCCTGTCGACCAAGAGCGCCCGCTCGCACCTGCTGCGTCCGCGCGTGCTGGTCTACGGCACGCTGATCCTGATCCTGGTCATCGCCTTCATCGCCTCGCTGGCCATGCGCAATCCCCTGCGCGTGGACGTGATCCGCGATCGTGGCGTGCTGGGCCGCGAAGTGGCCGGCGGACTGATCGAGAACGTGTACCGCCTGCAGATCATCAATACGTCGGACTCGCCGCTGCGCCTGCGTCTGTCGGCCGAGGGCCTGCCCGGACTGGCGGTGCTGGCCGGCCAGGAAGCGTCGGACGTGGTGGAGGTCGAGGCCGCCGCCAACAAGCTGGTGCCGATGGTGATCCGCGTACCCGCGGGCGGCAAGCCCGGCGCGCATCCGATCACCTTGCACGCCCGCGCCCAGGACGGCGAGAATCGCGGCATCGAGACCGACGAACCCGCCAGCTTCTACATTCCCAACTGA
- a CDS encoding FixH family protein: protein MTTATIAKPWYREFWPWFLMAGPFLAMLGCFITMYFAFTQFSNQPIQEEGLVKRGLVIEHQGAGAAR, encoded by the coding sequence ATGACTACCGCCACGATCGCCAAGCCCTGGTACCGTGAATTCTGGCCCTGGTTCCTGATGGCCGGCCCGTTCCTGGCGATGCTGGGCTGCTTCATCACCATGTATTTCGCCTTCACCCAGTTCAGCAACCAGCCCATCCAGGAAGAAGGGCTGGTCAAGCGCGGGCTGGTCATCGAGCACCAGGGAGCGGGGGCGGCGCGTTAG
- a CDS encoding LysR family transcriptional regulator, which yields MERALNAPALLARLRMRQIVLLLAIEERGTLRAAAAALNMTQSAASKMLHELEQAIGQPLFERVGRGLALTAAGDCVMGYFRGMRGTVSSLARELEELRLGSAGKLFIGSIMAASPGPLTDALLRLKQTYPLLAVEISTGTSDLLIGRLNEGRLDVVIGRMLTLPPRDYVFRPIGDEALSVIAAVDHPLAGRARVSFEALREYPWILQPQGSPMRDVIEQEFRSHDAATPPGLIESASILTTTNLAMKSTMLGVIPESVASRYAAHGLLAILPYQIRHALTAFGSIVPRDRPLSAPARHFVELLHEAGAAA from the coding sequence ATGGAACGAGCCCTGAATGCCCCCGCCCTGCTGGCGCGCCTGCGCATGCGGCAGATCGTGCTGCTGCTGGCCATCGAGGAACGCGGCACGCTGCGCGCGGCGGCGGCGGCGCTGAACATGACCCAGTCGGCCGCCAGCAAGATGCTGCACGAGCTGGAGCAGGCCATCGGCCAGCCGCTGTTCGAGCGGGTAGGCCGCGGCCTGGCGCTGACGGCGGCGGGCGATTGCGTGATGGGTTATTTCCGCGGCATGCGCGGCACGGTGTCCTCGCTGGCGCGCGAGCTGGAAGAGCTGCGGCTCGGCAGCGCGGGCAAGCTGTTCATCGGCAGCATCATGGCCGCCTCGCCCGGGCCGCTGACCGACGCACTGCTGCGGCTCAAGCAGACCTATCCGCTGCTGGCGGTGGAGATTTCGACGGGCACCAGCGACCTGCTGATCGGACGGCTGAACGAGGGCCGGCTGGATGTGGTGATCGGCCGCATGCTGACGCTGCCGCCGCGCGACTATGTGTTCCGCCCCATCGGCGACGAGGCGCTGTCGGTGATCGCGGCCGTCGACCACCCCCTGGCCGGACGCGCGCGCGTCAGTTTCGAGGCCTTGCGGGAGTATCCGTGGATCCTGCAGCCGCAGGGCAGCCCGATGCGTGACGTGATCGAGCAGGAATTCCGCTCCCATGACGCGGCCACGCCGCCGGGCCTGATCGAGTCGGCCTCCATCCTGACGACCACCAACCTGGCGATGAAGTCGACCATGCTGGGCGTGATTCCGGAGTCCGTGGCCAGCCGCTACGCGGCCCACGGCCTGCTGGCCATCCTGCCGTACCAGATCCGGCACGCGCTGACGGCGTTCGGCAGCATCGTACCGCGCGACCGGCCGCTGAGCGCGCCGGCGCGTCATTTCGTCGAGCTGCTGCACGAGGCGGGCGCGGCGGCCTAG
- a CDS encoding tripartite tricarboxylate transporter substrate binding protein, which produces MKTRLLAAIAAGALCLAASGPSLAQDANWPVKPLRLLVGSAPGGGTDAMARAVADKLGPRLGQTVVVENKPGASNTLAADLAAKSGDAHTMVMGVSTAHAIAPHLLKLGYDNDRDLTPVVFVGAVPNILVVNNQVPARTVQELIALLKGKPGEYNFASSGAGSTQHIAAELFKDATGVQITHIPYRGSGPAMVDLMGGQVQIAFETASSVIPHIKSGKVRALAVLSAARNPQLPDVPTMAEAGVPGVEMSAWYGIYMPSGTPAAIQRRVHDEVNAILALSDTRARLQAIGADVSPMSQEQFARFHQAENQRYAAIIKKNHISVE; this is translated from the coding sequence ATGAAGACCCGTTTGCTGGCCGCGATCGCGGCGGGCGCCCTGTGCCTGGCGGCATCGGGCCCATCCCTGGCGCAGGACGCCAACTGGCCCGTCAAGCCGCTGCGGCTGCTGGTGGGATCGGCCCCCGGCGGCGGCACCGACGCCATGGCGCGCGCGGTGGCCGACAAGCTGGGTCCGAGGCTGGGCCAGACCGTGGTGGTGGAGAACAAGCCGGGCGCCTCGAACACGCTGGCCGCCGACCTCGCGGCCAAATCCGGAGACGCGCACACCATGGTGATGGGCGTGTCCACCGCCCATGCCATCGCCCCGCACCTGCTCAAGCTGGGCTATGACAACGACCGCGACCTGACGCCGGTGGTGTTCGTGGGCGCGGTGCCCAACATCCTGGTCGTCAACAACCAGGTGCCGGCGCGCACGGTGCAGGAACTGATCGCGCTGCTCAAGGGCAAGCCGGGCGAGTACAACTTCGCCAGCAGCGGCGCCGGCAGCACCCAGCACATCGCGGCCGAGCTGTTCAAGGACGCCACCGGCGTGCAGATCACGCACATTCCCTATCGCGGCAGCGGCCCGGCCATGGTCGACCTGATGGGCGGCCAGGTGCAGATCGCCTTCGAGACCGCGTCCTCGGTGATTCCGCACATCAAGAGCGGCAAGGTGCGGGCGCTGGCGGTCTTGAGCGCCGCCCGCAATCCGCAGCTGCCCGACGTGCCCACCATGGCCGAGGCCGGCGTGCCCGGCGTGGAGATGAGCGCCTGGTATGGCATCTACATGCCCAGCGGCACGCCCGCCGCGATCCAGCGCCGCGTGCACGACGAGGTCAACGCCATCCTGGCGCTGTCCGACACCCGCGCGCGCCTGCAGGCCATCGGCGCCGACGTCAGCCCGATGAGCCAGGAACAGTTCGCCCGCTTCCATCAGGCCGAGAACCAGCGCTACGCCGCGATCATCAAGAAGAACCACATTTCCGTCGAGTGA
- a CDS encoding 4-hydroxythreonine-4-phosphate dehydrogenase PdxA, with protein sequence MHPQHRTAGQPAQDLPVVALTLGDPAGIGPELIARLLARPQAAQLANIVLAGDPWLWEAGQRIAGVRVALDPVDSFAAVRGRPATGRAAWLAMDTVRPGDVSPGQAGAAGGASVLRALDACMDAALAGHVDAICFAPLNKHAMKLGGLRHDDELHHFAQYLGVTGYFCEFNTLGDLWTSRVSSHIPLKDAAAALSVAGIKDAARLIHRALQASGVPEPRVAVAAFNPHGGDGGTCGREEVDIIAPAVRELNQEGLPVQGPFPADTIFLKAQAGEFQAIVTMYHDQGQIAIKLLGFSRGVTVQGGLPIPITTPAHGTAYDIAGQGRASDAATWQAFNVACRMGRSHRAARAARA encoded by the coding sequence ATGCATCCGCAGCATCGAACCGCCGGCCAGCCGGCGCAGGACCTGCCCGTCGTCGCCCTGACGCTGGGCGACCCGGCTGGCATCGGCCCGGAACTGATCGCCCGCCTGCTGGCGCGGCCGCAGGCCGCGCAGCTGGCCAACATCGTGTTGGCCGGCGACCCCTGGCTGTGGGAAGCGGGACAGCGGATCGCCGGCGTGCGCGTGGCGCTCGATCCGGTGGACAGCTTCGCCGCCGTGCGCGGCCGGCCCGCCACCGGCCGCGCCGCCTGGCTGGCGATGGACACGGTGCGGCCCGGCGACGTCAGCCCGGGCCAGGCCGGCGCGGCCGGCGGCGCATCGGTGCTGCGCGCGCTGGACGCCTGCATGGACGCGGCGCTGGCCGGCCACGTCGACGCCATCTGCTTCGCGCCGCTGAACAAGCACGCCATGAAGCTGGGCGGCCTGCGCCACGACGATGAACTGCATCATTTCGCCCAATACCTGGGCGTGACCGGTTACTTCTGCGAGTTCAACACGCTCGGCGATCTGTGGACCTCGCGCGTGTCCTCGCACATCCCGCTGAAGGACGCGGCCGCCGCGCTGAGCGTGGCCGGCATCAAGGACGCCGCCCGGCTGATCCACCGCGCCTTGCAGGCCAGCGGCGTGCCCGAGCCGCGCGTGGCCGTGGCCGCCTTCAACCCGCATGGCGGCGACGGCGGCACCTGCGGCCGCGAGGAAGTCGACATCATCGCGCCGGCGGTGCGCGAACTGAACCAGGAAGGCTTGCCGGTGCAGGGGCCGTTTCCGGCCGACACCATCTTCCTGAAGGCCCAGGCCGGCGAGTTCCAGGCCATCGTCACCATGTATCACGACCAGGGCCAGATCGCGATCAAGCTGCTGGGCTTCTCGCGCGGCGTGACGGTGCAGGGCGGGCTGCCCATTCCCATCACCACGCCCGCGCATGGCACCGCCTACGACATCGCCGGCCAGGGCAGGGCGAGCGACGCGGCCACATGGCAGGCCTTCAACGTGGCCTGCCGCATGGGTCGTTCGCACCGCGCGGCGCGCGCCGCCCGGGCCTGA
- a CDS encoding L-rhamnonate dehydratase, whose protein sequence is MKIKSVRARVYEWTGKTVPPQGNFCSNAMDLLYSPQETMSTFRFHGWTVVEIETDDGIVGLGNVALAPRIAKAIVDQYLAPLVIGHDPWDYEYLWQRMYRATHAWGRKGVAMAAISAVDLAIWDILGKSVGKPVFKLLGGRTKEKIPCYYSKLYRGDLDAMQREAQTYLDQGFRAFKMRFGYGPAHLQHGVAENLKSVEAVREVIGYDTDLMLECYMGWNLEYAKRMLPKLEKFEPRWLEEPVIADDIDGYAELNRMGSIPISGGEHEFSLYGFKQLLDRKAISVAQYDTNRVGGITAAHKINALCEAHSVPVIPHAGQMHNYHLTMSTLASPMSEYFPMFDVEVGNELFYYIFDGEPTASNGFIDLDDARPGLGLTLKTEFLDQFRITE, encoded by the coding sequence ATGAAAATCAAATCCGTGCGCGCCCGCGTCTACGAATGGACCGGCAAGACCGTGCCGCCGCAAGGCAATTTCTGCTCCAACGCCATGGACCTGCTGTATTCGCCGCAGGAAACCATGAGCACCTTCCGCTTCCACGGCTGGACCGTGGTCGAGATCGAGACCGACGACGGCATCGTGGGCCTCGGCAACGTGGCGCTGGCGCCGCGCATCGCCAAGGCTATCGTCGACCAGTACCTGGCGCCGCTGGTCATCGGCCACGATCCCTGGGACTACGAATACCTGTGGCAGCGCATGTACCGCGCCACCCACGCCTGGGGCCGCAAGGGCGTGGCCATGGCGGCGATCTCGGCGGTGGATCTGGCCATCTGGGACATCCTGGGCAAGTCCGTGGGCAAGCCGGTGTTCAAGCTGCTGGGCGGGCGCACCAAGGAGAAGATTCCCTGCTACTACTCCAAGCTCTATCGCGGCGATCTCGACGCCATGCAGCGCGAGGCGCAGACCTATCTGGACCAGGGCTTTCGCGCCTTCAAGATGCGCTTCGGCTACGGTCCGGCGCATCTGCAGCACGGCGTGGCCGAGAACCTGAAATCGGTCGAGGCCGTGCGCGAGGTGATCGGCTACGACACCGACCTGATGCTGGAGTGCTACATGGGCTGGAACCTGGAATACGCCAAGCGCATGCTGCCCAAGCTGGAGAAGTTCGAGCCGCGCTGGCTGGAGGAGCCGGTGATCGCGGACGATATCGACGGCTATGCCGAGCTGAACCGCATGGGCTCGATTCCCATCTCGGGCGGCGAGCACGAATTCTCGCTCTATGGTTTCAAACAGCTGCTGGACCGCAAGGCCATCTCGGTGGCGCAGTACGACACCAACCGCGTCGGCGGCATCACCGCCGCGCACAAGATCAATGCGTTGTGCGAGGCCCATAGCGTGCCGGTGATTCCGCACGCCGGCCAGATGCACAACTATCACCTGACCATGAGCACGCTGGCCTCGCCCATGAGCGAGTATTTCCCCATGTTCGACGTGGAGGTCGGCAACGAGCTGTTCTATTACATCTTTGACGGCGAGCCCACGGCCAGCAACGGCTTCATCGACCTGGACGACGCCAGGCCCGGCCTGGGGCTGACGCTCAAGACCGAGTTCCTGGACCAGTTCCGCATCACCGAGTGA
- a CDS encoding dihydrodipicolinate synthase family protein: MPGLSNPRYRGIFPVVPTTFGEDGALDLASQRRCVDFMIDSGVDGLCILANFSEQFLVSDEEREILTRAVLEHVAGRVPVIVTTTHASTRVCAERSRRAQDMGAAMVMVMPPYHGATFRFGEAQVRAFYQGVSDRIGIPIMIQDAPAAGTPLSPAFLAGMAREIEQVSYFKMETAGAAGKLRELIALGGEAVEGPWDGEEAITLLADLEAGATGSMTGGGYADGIRPIIEAHRRGDVEAAYAQYQRWLPLINHENRQAGFLAAKALMKEGGVIACDAPRAPWPPLHPETRRQLLAIARRLDPLVLRWGR, encoded by the coding sequence ATGCCCGGACTTTCCAACCCGCGCTATCGCGGCATCTTCCCCGTCGTTCCCACCACCTTCGGCGAGGACGGCGCGCTGGACCTCGCCAGCCAGCGGCGTTGCGTCGATTTCATGATCGATTCCGGCGTGGACGGGCTGTGCATCCTGGCCAATTTCTCGGAGCAGTTCCTGGTCTCGGACGAGGAGCGGGAGATCCTGACCCGCGCGGTGCTGGAACACGTGGCCGGCCGCGTGCCGGTGATCGTCACCACCACGCACGCCAGCACCCGCGTCTGCGCCGAGCGCAGCCGCCGCGCCCAGGACATGGGCGCGGCCATGGTCATGGTCATGCCGCCGTACCACGGCGCCACCTTCCGCTTCGGCGAGGCGCAGGTGCGCGCCTTCTACCAGGGCGTGTCCGACCGCATCGGCATTCCCATCATGATCCAGGACGCGCCGGCCGCCGGCACGCCGCTGTCGCCCGCCTTCCTGGCCGGCATGGCGCGCGAGATCGAGCAGGTCTCGTACTTCAAGATGGAAACGGCCGGCGCCGCCGGCAAGCTGCGCGAGCTGATCGCGCTGGGCGGCGAGGCGGTCGAGGGCCCCTGGGACGGCGAGGAGGCCATCACGCTGCTGGCCGACCTGGAGGCCGGCGCGACCGGATCCATGACCGGCGGCGGCTATGCCGACGGCATCCGGCCCATCATCGAAGCCCATCGCCGTGGCGATGTCGAGGCCGCCTACGCGCAGTACCAGCGCTGGCTGCCGCTGATCAACCACGAGAACCGCCAGGCCGGCTTCCTGGCCGCCAAGGCGTTGATGAAGGAGGGCGGCGTGATCGCCTGCGACGCCCCGCGCGCGCCCTGGCCGCCGCTGCATCCCGAGACGCGCCGGCAGTTGCTGGCGATCGCGCGCAGGCTGGACCCGCTGGTGCTGCGCTGGGGGCGTTGA
- a CDS encoding ABC transporter ATP-binding protein: protein MQPVISVQGLSKRYASGFQALKGVDLEIRRGEIFALLGPNGAGKTTLISIICGIVNATEGRVLADGHDIVADYRKARAKIGLVPQEISTDAFESVWNTVSFSRGLFGKPANPALIEKILRDLSLWDKKDNRIMALSGGMKRRVMIAKALSHEPQILFLDEPTAGVDVELRRGMWDMVRRLRENGVTIILTTHYIEEAQEMADRVGVIRKGEIILVEEKHALMEKLGKRRLALTLKTPLAAVPPGLEAYALELAEDGRKLVHTYGKQDGGDISLLLRALAERGVEFTDLNTSESSLEEIFVSLVHAQS from the coding sequence GTGCAGCCGGTCATTTCAGTCCAGGGCTTGTCCAAGCGATATGCATCCGGGTTCCAGGCGCTCAAGGGCGTGGACCTGGAAATCCGGCGCGGAGAGATCTTCGCCCTGCTCGGGCCCAACGGCGCGGGCAAGACCACGCTGATCAGCATCATCTGCGGCATCGTCAACGCCACCGAGGGCCGGGTGCTGGCCGACGGCCACGACATCGTCGCCGACTACCGCAAGGCCCGCGCCAAGATCGGGCTGGTGCCGCAGGAAATCTCCACCGACGCCTTCGAGAGCGTGTGGAACACGGTGTCGTTCAGCCGCGGGCTGTTCGGCAAGCCGGCCAATCCCGCCCTTATCGAGAAGATCCTGCGCGACCTGTCGCTGTGGGACAAGAAGGACAACCGCATCATGGCGCTGTCCGGCGGCATGAAGCGGCGCGTCATGATCGCCAAGGCGCTGTCGCACGAGCCGCAGATCCTGTTCCTGGACGAGCCCACCGCCGGCGTGGACGTGGAGCTGCGGCGCGGCATGTGGGACATGGTGCGGCGGCTGCGCGAGAACGGCGTGACCATCATCCTCACCACGCACTACATCGAGGAAGCCCAGGAAATGGCCGATCGCGTCGGCGTGATCCGCAAGGGCGAGATCATCCTGGTCGAGGAAAAGCACGCGTTGATGGAAAAACTGGGCAAGCGCCGGCTGGCCCTGACGCTGAAGACGCCGCTGGCGGCCGTGCCGCCCGGTCTGGAGGCCTATGCGCTGGAGCTGGCCGAGGACGGCCGCAAGCTGGTCCATACCTACGGCAAGCAGGACGGCGGCGATATCTCGCTGCTGCTACGCGCCCTGGCCGAGCGCGGCGTCGAATTCACCGACCTCAATACCTCCGAAAGCTCGCTCGAGGAGATCTTCGTCAGCCTGGTGCACGCGCAATCATGA
- a CDS encoding ABC transporter permease gives MNFHAILAIYKFEMARAWRTLMQSVASPVISTALYFVVFGSAIGSHMVEIDGVSYGAFIVPGMIMLALLTQSIANASFGIYMPRFTGTIYEIHSAPISYVEIVAGYVGAAASKSILLGLIMLATARLFVSFGVAHPFWMLGFLVLTAVTFSLFGFIIGIWADGFEKLQIIPLMIITPLTFLGGTFYSIKMLPPFWQSVTLLNPVVYLVSGFRWAFYGVADVSVGVSAGMTLAFLALCLVCVRWIFKTGYRLKT, from the coding sequence ATGAACTTCCACGCCATCCTCGCCATCTACAAGTTCGAAATGGCGCGCGCCTGGCGCACGCTGATGCAGAGCGTGGCCTCGCCGGTCATCTCCACCGCGCTGTACTTCGTCGTGTTCGGCTCGGCCATCGGCTCGCATATGGTCGAGATCGACGGCGTCAGCTACGGCGCCTTCATCGTGCCCGGCATGATCATGCTGGCGCTGCTGACGCAGAGCATCGCCAACGCCTCGTTTGGCATCTACATGCCGCGCTTCACCGGCACCATCTATGAAATCCACTCGGCGCCGATCTCCTACGTGGAGATCGTGGCCGGCTACGTGGGGGCGGCCGCCAGCAAGTCCATCCTGCTGGGCCTGATCATGCTGGCCACGGCGCGGCTGTTCGTGTCCTTCGGCGTGGCGCATCCGTTCTGGATGCTGGGCTTCCTGGTGCTGACGGCGGTCACGTTCAGCCTGTTCGGCTTCATCATCGGCATCTGGGCCGACGGCTTCGAGAAGCTGCAGATCATCCCGCTGATGATCATCACGCCGCTGACCTTCCTGGGCGGCACCTTCTATTCCATCAAGATGCTGCCGCCGTTCTGGCAGAGCGTCACGCTGCTGAACCCCGTGGTCTACCTGGTCAGCGGATTCCGCTGGGCGTTCTACGGAGTGGCCGATGTCAGCGTGGGCGTCAGCGCCGGCATGACGCTGGCCTTCCTGGCGCTGTGCCTGGTCTGCGTGCGCTGGATCTTCAAGACCGGGTACCGGCTCAAGACCTGA
- a CDS encoding glutathione S-transferase family protein, producing MNPDLTLYDLAGADASLRFSPHCWKIHMALAHKGLSAATVPWRFTDKEEIAFSGQKLVPVLLHDGQAVSDSWRIACHLEDAFPDRPSLFGGEAGRKLSLFVNSWSDATLVPILARLLLPSIHALIHEKDRDYFRVTREKRFGPLEELPAGYAAQIEALRAALQPLRLTLARQPYLAGDAPAYADYAVFGMFMWARCASAQELLAPDDAVHAWRERLLDAHGGLARAAQAAPTQA from the coding sequence TTGAATCCCGATCTCACCCTGTACGACCTGGCCGGCGCCGACGCGTCGCTGCGGTTCAGCCCGCATTGCTGGAAGATCCACATGGCCCTGGCCCACAAGGGGCTGTCGGCCGCCACGGTGCCGTGGCGTTTCACGGACAAGGAAGAGATCGCGTTCTCCGGCCAGAAGCTGGTGCCGGTGCTGCTGCACGACGGCCAGGCGGTCAGCGATTCCTGGCGGATCGCCTGCCACCTGGAAGACGCCTTTCCCGACCGCCCCTCGCTGTTCGGCGGCGAGGCCGGCCGCAAGCTGAGCCTGTTCGTCAACAGCTGGAGCGACGCCACGCTGGTGCCCATCCTGGCCCGGCTGCTGCTGCCGTCCATCCACGCGCTGATCCACGAGAAGGACCGCGACTACTTCCGCGTCACGCGCGAAAAGCGCTTCGGCCCGCTGGAGGAGCTGCCGGCCGGCTATGCGGCGCAGATCGAGGCGCTGCGCGCCGCCCTGCAGCCGCTGCGCCTGACGCTGGCGCGCCAGCCCTACCTGGCCGGCGACGCGCCGGCCTATGCTGACTACGCGGTGTTCGGGATGTTCATGTGGGCGCGCTGCGCCAGCGCGCAGGAACTGCTGGCGCCGGACGACGCCGTCCATGCCTGGCGCGAACGGCTGCTGGACGCGCACGGCGGCCTGGCCCGCGCCGCGCAGGCGGCCCCCACTCAGGCTTGA